One Acetobacter ghanensis DNA window includes the following coding sequences:
- the rpsO gene encoding 30S ribosomal protein S15 yields MSITAERRTALISEYQTAQGDTGSPEVQVAILTERINNLTDHLKTHAKDFHSRRGLLIMVGRRRSLLDYLRGKSQSRYEALIARLGLRR; encoded by the coding sequence ATGTCGATTACTGCTGAACGCCGCACGGCGCTGATTTCCGAATACCAGACCGCTCAGGGCGACACGGGTTCCCCCGAAGTGCAGGTTGCAATCCTGACCGAACGGATCAACAACCTGACCGACCACCTCAAGACCCACGCGAAGGACTTCCACTCCCGCCGTGGTCTGCTGATCATGGTTGGCCGTCGTCGCAGCCTGCTGGACTACCTGCGTGGTAAGAGCCAGAGCCGCTACGAAGCTCTGATCGCACGTCTGGGTCTGCGCCGCTAA
- the pnp gene encoding polyribonucleotide nucleotidyltransferase: protein MFNYFRKEIEWAGRPLVLETGKVARQADGAVLVTYGETVVLCTAVGARDVKPGQDFFPLTVNYQEKAYAAGKIPGGFFKREGRPSENETLVSRLIDRPIRPLFPEGFRNEVQVIATVLTHDMENDPSIPALIGCSAALTLSGIPFFGPVGAARVGFQDGAFILNPTLEQLKETDLDLVVAGTAEGVLMVESEASELSEEVMLEAVTFGHTAFQPVLDAIIALAEHAAKEPWDLPSESKEEVALRKQVDKLGRKLIADAYKEKQKQVRYEKLKAAREAIVEKLTAAELDAAAAKPMIKDLEADVVRTSVLKTSKRIDGRDLVTVRPIVPEVGVLPRVHGSALFTRGETQALVVTTLGTGQDEQVIDALEGEYRTNFLLHYNFPPYSVGECGRVGSPGRREIGHGKLAWRALHPLMPNRKEFPYTVRVVSEITESNGSSSMATVCGSSLALMDAGVPLKRPVAGIAMGLIKEGEKFAVLSDILGDEDHLGDMDFKVAGTEAGVTALQMDIKITSITPEIMKIALGQARDGRLHILGEMSKALTENRTSVATTAPRITTMKVPREKIRDVIGSGGKVIREIVEYSGAKVDIGDDGTITIAATAEDQTKKALDRINGIVAEPELGRIYDGKVVKTADFGAFVNFLGARDGLVHISELAQGRVGRTTDVVKDGDMVKVKVIGFDDRGKVKLSMRVVDQATGADITETVGEKPARAPRRDAE from the coding sequence ATGTTTAATTATTTCCGTAAAGAAATTGAATGGGCCGGTCGCCCGCTGGTGCTGGAAACCGGTAAGGTTGCCCGTCAGGCCGATGGCGCGGTGCTGGTTACGTACGGCGAAACCGTGGTCCTGTGTACCGCTGTTGGCGCACGTGACGTTAAGCCGGGTCAGGACTTCTTCCCCCTGACCGTCAACTATCAGGAAAAAGCCTACGCAGCAGGCAAGATCCCCGGTGGGTTCTTCAAGCGTGAAGGCCGTCCTTCCGAAAACGAAACACTGGTCTCCCGCCTGATCGACCGCCCCATTCGCCCCCTCTTCCCCGAAGGGTTCCGTAATGAGGTGCAGGTCATCGCCACGGTGCTGACCCACGACATGGAAAACGACCCGAGCATTCCCGCCCTGATCGGCTGCTCGGCTGCGCTGACCCTGTCCGGCATTCCGTTCTTCGGCCCCGTGGGCGCTGCCCGCGTTGGCTTCCAGGATGGCGCGTTCATCCTCAACCCCACGCTGGAACAGCTTAAGGAAACCGACCTTGATCTGGTCGTGGCCGGTACCGCCGAAGGCGTGCTGATGGTGGAATCCGAAGCATCCGAACTGTCCGAAGAAGTGATGCTGGAAGCCGTGACCTTTGGCCACACCGCTTTCCAGCCGGTGCTGGACGCCATTATTGCGCTGGCCGAACACGCCGCCAAGGAACCGTGGGATCTGCCGAGCGAAAGCAAGGAAGAAGTCGCCCTGCGCAAGCAGGTGGACAAGCTGGGCCGCAAGCTGATTGCCGATGCTTACAAGGAAAAGCAGAAGCAGGTCCGCTACGAAAAGCTCAAGGCCGCGCGTGAAGCCATTGTGGAAAAGCTGACAGCCGCCGAGCTGGACGCAGCCGCCGCCAAGCCCATGATCAAGGATCTGGAAGCCGACGTGGTCCGCACCTCCGTGCTCAAGACCAGCAAGCGTATTGACGGGCGTGACCTCGTAACCGTGCGTCCGATTGTGCCGGAAGTGGGCGTGCTGCCCCGCGTGCATGGTTCCGCCCTGTTTACCCGTGGCGAAACGCAGGCGCTGGTTGTGACCACGCTGGGCACCGGTCAGGACGAACAGGTGATTGATGCGCTGGAAGGCGAATACCGCACCAACTTCCTGCTGCACTACAACTTCCCTCCCTACTCCGTAGGTGAGTGCGGTCGCGTTGGCTCCCCCGGCCGTCGTGAAATCGGGCATGGCAAGCTGGCATGGCGCGCCCTGCACCCGCTGATGCCCAACCGCAAGGAATTCCCCTACACGGTGCGTGTTGTTTCCGAAATTACGGAAAGCAACGGCTCCTCCTCCATGGCGACCGTTTGCGGTAGCTCGCTGGCCCTTATGGATGCCGGTGTGCCCCTCAAGCGCCCTGTGGCCGGTATTGCCATGGGTCTGATTAAGGAAGGCGAAAAGTTTGCCGTCCTGTCCGACATTCTGGGTGATGAAGACCATCTGGGTGACATGGACTTTAAGGTGGCCGGAACCGAAGCTGGCGTGACCGCGTTGCAAATGGACATCAAGATTACGTCCATCACGCCCGAAATCATGAAGATCGCTCTGGGTCAGGCGCGCGATGGCCGCCTGCACATTCTGGGCGAAATGAGCAAGGCGCTGACCGAAAACCGCACGAGCGTTGCCACCACGGCGCCGCGCATCACCACCATGAAGGTGCCGCGCGAAAAAATCCGTGATGTCATTGGTTCTGGCGGTAAGGTTATCCGCGAGATCGTGGAATATTCGGGTGCGAAGGTGGATATTGGTGACGATGGCACCATCACCATTGCCGCAACAGCCGAAGACCAGACCAAAAAGGCGCTGGACCGGATTAACGGCATTGTGGCCGAGCCTGAACTGGGCCGCATTTACGATGGTAAAGTCGTTAAGACCGCCGACTTTGGCGCGTTCGTCAACTTCCTTGGCGCGCGTGATGGTCTTGTCCACATTTCCGAACTGGCACAGGGCCGCGTTGGCCGCACCACCGATGTGGTGAAGGACGGCGACATGGTTAAGGTCAAGGTCATTGGGTTTGATGACCGCGGCAAGGTTAAACTGTCCATGCGCGTTGTTGATCAGGCTACGGGTGCCGACATTACGGAAACCGTGGGTGAAAAACCTGCCCGCGCACCGCGCCGGGATGCCGAATAA